In Plasmodium brasilianum strain Bolivian I chromosome 12, whole genome shotgun sequence, the genomic window ataaaaaagttgaCTATGCAATAATAGAAACAGGGATAGGTGGAAGATTAGATGCtacaaatattttgaaaagtcCTGAACTGATCATAATAACTTCCATAGGTTATGAccatgtgcatatattagGATCCGAGCTTAAAGATAtatgtaatgaaaaaataggtatatttaagaaaaatgcaAATGTAGTTATAGGACCATCtgtttctatatataaaaatgtttttcaaAAAGCAAAAGAATTAAACTGCACTATTAATGTAGTGCCACCAGAACCAAGAGGAGAAACATACAATGAAGAAAATTCTAGAATAGCTATGGAAGcattaaaattgttaaagataaatatagacaattttttaaagtcagttatacatattaaaccACCACTACGAAAACAATATTTAGCTGAGGAGCAAATGCAGcatgtaaaaaagaaattcatGTCTACAAATTTCCtacaacaaaataatgaTTATTCTTTATATCCTCATGCTGTTATACTAGATGTTGGACATAATGAAACCGCCATTGATAGATTGTGTCGAGATATTAACATCTTTCATAAAGGAAAATTAATTAGAGCATGTATATCTATAACGAAGCCACGaagtttaaatatattccaACCCTTAATTGCGCAGTTTCCGCATGTATTGAAGGTagttcttatttatttataaatttatatatttatttagttatatatgtatttacttatatatgtatttatttatatatatttatgcttacttacttatatatgtatttatttatttttttttttccccctatCCTCtcctaaaataaaaaatacggaGTTATCTATATAATTACTGCTCagtgtttttttaaattttacgtAGTTCTTGGCTGCTTTGATTTTGTACACACACCCACATAAGTACACATGTTTCGATAAAAGcgtaatattaatatgttttttctcttattatTCGTTTATTGTTAACAATTCACTATTTGCTGAACAATTGTCCATCTTgtactcattttttttttccattttttcccGCATTCTGAATGATAggatattttttacttaccGTCCTTGAATGAACGGACATACGATTTTGAAGAGTTAGTAGAAATGATAAACTGGGATAATCGCATAAAGGATGAATTAAAGGAACATGTTTTAAGTGGAGCAAAAAAGGTGAAACAGTGGTTGAGGATCCATAGAGGGGAGAGTGCAGATGACCCAACTAACCCAAACAACGCGGACAATTTGTATAAAAGGGGTACACTATACATGCCTACAAATGTATGtccacacatacatacatacatatacatacgtatatatatatatatacatatgcgtacttgtttatatatgtttaacttgcatttgaaaaaaaattttattcccTTTTTTGTATAGGTACCATTCCGGTAATTGTGAAAAACGCCTTTCTGGAATGTTGCAAAGACAATTCAATTTTGCTAATTTGTggaactttttttatttttgatgaAGTTTTAAATTCGTTTGATATATACTCAGGTATGATGAGGAAAAGATTAAAGGAGAACATCTGAGCGTTCTTACTCATAAGGcgtgaaaaatgaaaatataaatttatttgcaTGTACATGCAAAtgtgtaatttatatatgtatatatgtatttttttttttttttcctgaccTAGACATGCAAGatacaatttttatgaacGAACCATCAACAATTTAAAgctagtaaaaaaaaaaaatatattcatgtgCATTTTAGGAGGATGGGAGAAAGAAAACAGACTTATTAGGAATACACAAAAGTGGATATATAATTAGTTGTAAACGGATGTAAGTACCTGGaaatacacataaaaaataaagtcaaaaaagtaaagtaggaatatattttattagcaCTGAAAATGCTATGCCAAGGAATCAAGGAATGACGGATGTAGAACTTTTTTAATTGCCCCACATAAAATGCATGAACAGAAATAAAAGTcctttatgttttaaaaaaaaactaatataaacaaatgcCAGGGCGTGAGAAAATGAAGTTGAAGTAGGGAAAACGTAATGGAAGGAAAGAAAACGAAATGACAGCAAACCAAAtgtgataatataaaagattaaaattaaaaaaccattttcaatttcaaaaaataatataacagcTATTTTCTTGACTATGCATCAAGATTAAAATTTGGACACATTATTAACGCAACGTAtagaattaatatttttaaaatataactgatgtaatataataatattaatgtaatGGCTAACAGTAAAATGGGAAGCAGCAAATATGAGcatttactataaaaaaaacttcAATTCATTGTGCatctcatatatatatatatatatatatgtaagcaCTCATGCACTAGTTTACGCAACTTTTGCATACCTTCcatatttgcatttttacGAATATAacatgggaaaaaaaaatctattaTTTTACTGCACAGTAATATTATCTGATAAcggataaaataaatttttttttttttttttttgtgaaacaaataaataaatattttacctttaattatatttttacacataAAACTATTGtgaatgaatgaaaaaaaaaaaaaaaaaaaaaaaaagaatattaatatgaatatCAATGTCAGTGTTAATGTTAATGTTAATGTCCATATCAATGTCAGTATGAATATCAATAcaaattatacattataGTAAAAAGAAAAC contains:
- a CDS encoding dihydrofolate synthase/folylpolyglutamate synthase, producing the protein MGEEIKSYEECLDKLYKTHAMKLGLDSMKQMSESFNNPTENYKTVHVAGTNGKGSVCYKIYSCLKLRKFKVGIYSSPHIFSLRERIIVDDEPINEEDLICLVNQVFKKIKEINIYPSFFEIISLVAFLHFSNKKVDYAIIETGIGGRLDATNILKSPELIIITSIGYDHVHILGSELKDICNEKIGIFKKNANVVIGPSVSIYKNVFQKAKELNCTINVVPPEPRGETYNEENSRIAMEALKLLKINIDNFLKSVIHIKPPLRKQYLAEEQMQHVKKKFMSTNFLQQNNDYSLYPHAVILDVGHNETAIDRLCRDINIFHKGKLIRACISITKPRSLNIFQPLIAQFPHVLKDIFYLPSLNERTYDFEELVEMINWDNRIKDELKEHVLSGAKKVKQWLRIHRGESADDPTNPNNADNLYKRGTIPVIVKNAFLECCKDNSILLICGTFFIFDEVLNSFDIYSDMQDTIFMNEPSTI